The proteins below come from a single Mya arenaria isolate MELC-2E11 chromosome 6, ASM2691426v1 genomic window:
- the LOC128238369 gene encoding quinone oxidoreductase-like protein 1, producing the protein MRTMKCVQQDIVREVTKTTTPKINFSFHEVEVPEPDSSQVLVKIRACGLSLIKQKVLGEVLGADGRVTYPCGQDISGVVEQVGAGVTHVNIGDEVVGVLPLDSSLSGLGEFCVFNEYDLVSKPRMLSHVDAAGGIGDCVRAYSALHYQARICAGDTVLILDGASSFGLCAIQITRLWGAKVITTVNSTAEKSLLDSLVPNCGHIIEVGQSSNILVSSVMEETGGIGVDVAIDNGVRMYNNEEDCNLPSERRRFTTPHKHDLISCLGVNGKWVTQQSDLQLDPPDSQALYMRGASLNFLFDGAWTLSYAQQGRYQHILHDVVDKLDRGQIKVKVVKTVSLQDVPEELANLDSLRTGKIVMAHPS; encoded by the exons ATGAGGACCATGAAGTGTGTACAGCAGGATATTGTCAGGGAAGTTACCAAGACAACCACACCCAAAATAAACTTCTCTTTTCATGAG GTGGAGGTGCCGGAGCCTGATTCCAGTCAGGTGCTGGTCAAGATCAGGGCGTGTGGGCTGTCTCTCATCAAACAGAAG GTCCTAGGAGAGGTTTTGGGGGCAGATGGTCGGGTGACGTACCCTTGTGGCCAGGACATATCTGGTGTTGTAGAGCAGGTGGGTGCTGGCGTCACCCACGTCAACATTGGGGACGAGGTTGTTG GTGTTCTTCCCCTGGATAGCTCACTGTCTGGCCTTGGCGAGTTTTGTGTCTTCAATGAATATGACCTTG TTTCAAAGCCGCGTATGTTGAGCCATGTTGATGCTGCGGGGGGTATCGGTGACTGTGTACGCGCATACTCTGCCTTGCACTACCAGGCTCGTATATGTGCAGGAGACACAGTTCTGATACTGGATGGGGCGTCCTCATTTGGCCTCTGTGCCATCCAGATAACCCGCCTATGGGGAGCAAAG GTGATCACCACAGTAAACAGCACTGCAGAGAAATCCTTGCTGGACTCCCTCGTGCCAAACTGCG GCCACATCATTGAGGTTGGTCAGAGCAGCAACATTCTGGTCAGCTCTGTGATGGAGGAAACGGGAGGGATCGGGGTCGATGTTGCCATTGACAACGGAG TGCGAATGTACAACAACGAGGAAGACTGCAACCTGCCGTCTGAACGTCGCCGCTTTACGACACCACACAAACACGACCTCATCTCATGTCTTGGTGTTAACGGCAAGTGGGTCACTCAACAGTCAGACCTACAG CTGGACCCACCAGACTCACAGGCCCTGTACATGCGGGGAGCCAGCCTCAACTTTCTGTTTGATGGTGCATGGACACTTTCATATGCGCAGCAGGGTCGATACCAGCACATATTGCATGACGTTGTGGACAAGCTTGACCGTGGACAAATCAA